In the genome of Zobellia nedashkovskayae, the window ATTAAAAGTAATATCTGTTAGAGATCCATTTGGCACTGGCACACGAATTCCACACCCACCAATTACGTCTGCTAAGTGAGGGAAAATCTTCGTAAGCGCTTTTGCCGCACCCGTGGTTGTGGGAACAATAGATTGCGAAGCCGCACGAGCCCTTCTAAGGTCATGATGTGGTTGGTCATGAAGGCTTTGGTCAGAGGTATACGAATGTATTGTGGTAATGTAAGCTTGTTCTATGCCACACAGATCATCAATTATTTTGATCATTGGTGCCGCATTATTGGTTGTACAAGATGCGTTTGAAATAATATCATCGTCAGCATTTATAGTAGTTTCATTAATGCCCAACACAATCATCTTAATATCATCATCTGCAGGTGGAGCGGATAAAATCACTTTTTTGGCCCCGTTTGCTAAATGTGGCTCAAGACTTTCTTTGGTTTTGAACTTCCCTGAACATTCCACCACAATATCTACATCATAATCAGACCATTTAATGTCGTTAGGAGTTTTGTGGTTGGTTAAGGCGATAGATTTATCGTCTACAAGAATTGTATTCTCTTTATAGCTGACCTGGTGATTAAAAACCCCGTGAATACTGTCATATTTTAATAAATGTGATAGTGTTCGGGCATCTGCCAAATCGTTAATGGCAACTACATTTAGATTGGGGTGTTTGTCTAAAAGCCTAAAAAGTGTTCGACCTATTCGGCCAAATCCGTTAATGCCTATATTGGTCTTCTTCATAAAACAGGTGATGGCTAAAGAATAAAATATCTAAAGCTATTTTTCATTTGACAGTGAAATTGTTATTATACGGATTATCAATCCTCAGTGTAAAAAAAGCAATTAGTGTATATGTTTGTGGGCCTTGTAAGAAGATCTCACTAGAGCACCACTTTCAACATGTCTGAAGCCCATTTCTAAGCCTATTTCTTCATATTTTTTGAATTGCTCTGGAAGAATAAATTCTTTTACAGGTAAATGTTTTTTGGAAGGTTGAAGGTATTGTCCAATAGTGACTACATCTACATCGGCATCGCGCAAATCCCTCATGGTCTCTATTACTTCTTCCTCAAGTTCCCCTAAACCTAGCATAATTCCAGATTTAGTACGGTTTACACCATTGGCACGCAAATATCGTAAAGCCTCAAGGCTACGTTCATATTTTGCTTGTATACGCACTTCACGAGTAAGCCTTTTGACGGTTTCCATATTGTGGGAAACAACCTCGGGACCTACTTCTATAATACGATCTAAATGTCTTTCTATTCCTTGAAAATCAGGAATCAATGTCTCAAGGGTCGTTTCGGGATTCATTCTGCGAATGGCCTTTACGGTTTCCGCCCAAATGATAGAGCCCATATCTTTTAAATCATCTCTGTCTACAGAAGTAATAACGGCATGTTTGATGCCCATTATTTTAATTGAACGAGCTACTTTCTCAGGTTCTGCCCAATCTACGGTGTCTGGACGACCGGTCTGAACACCGCAAAAACCACATGATCTAGTACAAACATTTCCAAGAATCATAAATGTAGCTGTACCTTCTCCCCAGCATTCACCCATATTTGGGCAGCTACCAGACGTACAGATGGTGTGAAGGTCGTATTTGTCTACTAAACTTCTAAGTTGAGTATACTTTTTACCTGTAGGAAGCTTAACTCTTAGCCATTTTGGTTTGCCTTTGGGAGGAATAACGTTACCTATAGTATCTGTGCTCATAGTTTAGTGCAATTTTGTACAAATATACGATTTAGCGTTGCAGCACCGATGCTAATGAGTGGTTTTTGCTTTTAACTAAAAAGCACTTTTTGTGAGATTTAAGATAATACCTCATCAAAATAGAATTTGATATTTAATTCAGGTAGAGAGATTCCTACTTTTTCTGAATGACTTCAGCTAGAAGCTTTTTCGCTCTTAATAGTTTAACCTTAACGTTGTTAATAGGTTCATTAAGTTCTAGCGCTATATCCGCATAGCTCAATTCTTTAAAATACCTCAGGTTGATGACTTCTTGATAATGCGGCTTCAGTTTTTTAATATGCATTAAAAGGGTAGCCAAGTTCTGCTCTCTAATTAATTGATCTTCTCCAGATGGTGCATCGTCTAATACCTTTTTAACCGCATCTTGATTTCCGCTGGTTTCAAGATTCCTTTTACGCTTCCGAATTAAATCTACGTGTATGTTCTTTGAAATGGTAATTAGCCAGGTATTAAACTCGTAATCGGCATTATAGGTGCTTAATTTATCAAACGCCTTTGAAAAAGTCTGCACGGTAATATCTTCCGCATCACTCTCATTTTCAGTGCGTTTTAGCTGAAAACCGTAAACGCCGTTCCAGAAAGTATCTAAAAGTGTGCTGTAAGCAATTTG includes:
- the gap gene encoding type I glyceraldehyde-3-phosphate dehydrogenase, which produces MKKTNIGINGFGRIGRTLFRLLDKHPNLNVVAINDLADARTLSHLLKYDSIHGVFNHQVSYKENTILVDDKSIALTNHKTPNDIKWSDYDVDIVVECSGKFKTKESLEPHLANGAKKVILSAPPADDDIKMIVLGINETTINADDDIISNASCTTNNAAPMIKIIDDLCGIEQAYITTIHSYTSDQSLHDQPHHDLRRARAASQSIVPTTTGAAKALTKIFPHLADVIGGCGIRVPVPNGSLTDITFNVKKETSIEEINTVFREKAGKEFKNILLYTEDPIVSIDINNSYYSCTFDSMMTSVIGKMVKIIGWYDNETGYSSRLIDLILVLKRNKYV
- the lipA gene encoding lipoyl synthase, with product MSTDTIGNVIPPKGKPKWLRVKLPTGKKYTQLRSLVDKYDLHTICTSGSCPNMGECWGEGTATFMILGNVCTRSCGFCGVQTGRPDTVDWAEPEKVARSIKIMGIKHAVITSVDRDDLKDMGSIIWAETVKAIRRMNPETTLETLIPDFQGIERHLDRIIEVGPEVVSHNMETVKRLTREVRIQAKYERSLEALRYLRANGVNRTKSGIMLGLGELEEEVIETMRDLRDADVDVVTIGQYLQPSKKHLPVKEFILPEQFKKYEEIGLEMGFRHVESGALVRSSYKAHKHIH
- a CDS encoding RNA polymerase sigma factor: MAKADDNIQITIKKALAGSQIAYSTLLDTFWNGVYGFQLKRTENESDAEDITVQTFSKAFDKLSTYNADYEFNTWLITISKNIHVDLIRKRKRNLETSGNQDAVKKVLDDAPSGEDQLIREQNLATLLMHIKKLKPHYQEVINLRYFKELSYADIALELNEPINNVKVKLLRAKKLLAEVIQKK